The Ziziphus jujuba cultivar Dongzao chromosome 5, ASM3175591v1 genome segment TTTGTTAAAAAATCCGTCCTTTTCTGGATCTTAAAGTTGAACATGGAACAAAGAACTTGAGAAACAATGATTAAATTACTGTATAACAACTTTGAATGTTTCTTTATATGTAATAGGGAAAGAGTTAGCTAGATAAGCTCAATGTGAAAATTTAGTCTGCAGAATGAGGAGAAAACTATGATTTTGTACATAAAAAATTGTTGATTGAAAAGATTTCTTAATGGATTCACAAGTGGATGGCCTCTTTTTCCATGCTTGCGTCTTGCTTTACCCTGGGAACAGTGGAATGTGGGGTCAGCAGTGCAAATCTTCAACGATAACGAAGGAAAATTGTGCTTTGAGATGCCTTTCTCCGGCATGTTATGAGATCATCTATGAGAGTGATCCTGTAAGACCATATTAATTACTTCTGTCAGATTAGGGTTTCCCTTCTTCTTGCTACTTAgcaattattttatgtttgtgtTCCGGTTATAGCTTGAAGAAGGAGAAAAAGATCTTGTTAGGGGACAAGAGTTCAAGTACTGTATGCATAAGTAAGTTCCACATCAATCTCACATTGAAATTTGAGCTGTTTTATATTAAGTTCCACATCAATCTCACATTGAAATTTATGCTATTATATATTTCTGTTTGTCCATGTTGATGTTAAGAAGTTTGAAAACTCTATGCAGAACTATTTCCATTAGtttctaaaatttatgaaaGTGGTCCCCTGTATCCCTTGACAAATTTGGGCTTCTTTTGTTATGTATATAGGGAAGCTAAATTTTTGGATGTAAAAAGCAAATAACTTATTAGAATCTCATAACTGTGATATGATGTATATGATCAATCTTCATCATAAAAAGCTAAATAATGTGTTTAAGCATTTGAGTCAAGGAAAAAATTGGACTCTTATAGTTACTGTAGTGTTaagatccataattttttagctTGTTCTTGTGGAAAGCATAGGATTTCTGAGGACTTATTAAGGGAAatcatatcaatattttattatcagTAGGTGTCTAGGAGTGACTGCTTTTAAATTGTGGatcaattgatttttctttgtgcTTCTTTGGCTTTAATGAATAAGCTCTACCAGGAAGATAATACCTTAGGGCCTAGATTTGGGCTTTTCGCAACCTAAATCTAATGGGTTTAGATTGTTATGTTATTAGAGCAGGATGTCAAATTAAGTGCTTTatatctattttgatttttgtaatacttgtgtttaatataaaattacattCTTTATCAGtttaatcatataaaatttttagttttccttattattctttttattggtTGAATAATAGAGGTTATGTTTATCCCCTTctcatttttatattgttattaattGATTCCTAAAGTTTCATGTTAACAACTTGGTATGCAAACCATACTTTTTTGTCAATGCTTTTGGATATTAGCATATTTgtcaatattttgttaaaacttAAAACAAGGGACGTACATTTGCACTAACATTTTCATCCGAGTATCATCTTGATTGAAAAATCACTATTTTCTTAATGAATGTCTTAATGATGTCTATAGTTAAAGTTCAAATGGAAGTGGCTATGAAGGGTACCATGTCTATTGGACATTCACACCTTTTGGCCCAATTGCTTCTTTTCAGTTTGCTAGATGGTCTTTTCTGACCATACATGCCCAAGAGTGTGTCTCAGTCATAGAGTGTGATCATAGAGTCAGCTGAAGCCTGCAAGTCAAGCCTGGACAAGCATCCAGATATTTTGGTGCATTGCTTTTACTAGTTAGGCCAGATTGATTTGTCTGTACCCTTTAAGAATTCTTGTATAAATCCTATGACAGATTACCAGCGTTGTCATCTTgcaagtttctttttcttttttttttttttttttttttttgggtctattaTTCATCTCATTTTATTGCTTTTGTCATACAAGCAATTCTCTCCGTTCTTACATTTTCATTGCTTTTATCGTTTCTTTTGGCAAGTATTTTATGTCGTGAAGAATTTTGTATTGTGGAATTAATTCAGAGTATATTTGTGGACTCATAGGTTGTCGTTGGGGGAGAGCCTTCAGGATATAAAGGGTTCCTTTGGATATTAAACTTGTCATTTGCTGCATTTGATGTAAAGTCACCATTagaaaagtttgaaaaatgaaagagaaagaacTTCATGTTTATAAAGAGAAAGAACTTCAGTATTCAATATATGTTAAAGAACTTATGCGCATGCTATTCAGTATGGAAAGAATTCAGATTACAGACTCAGTTTACATGGGGGGGATGGTAGCATGATGACCATCAGGCTTGATGATCCTTGAGGGGCATTTATTATCAGAAGTCTGTTATCTTGGTGGGTGTTCTTCAAATGAGACAACCACTATAAGAGTTCAATTTGATGGAAGTTTGGATTTGAATTGTTTGAAGATGACTCTCTCTGATCAACTGTGTCTCTCTTGCATGTGAAATTTAGTCAGGTGCTAAGAAAATGTGGCTAATGTGCCAATTTGCTGCTGCTTTTGTTGCTTAATTATTCTCTAGCTGATTGCTTAGGACCAAAGAACCTATTCATAAATGAAAGAAATCCTAAAGCAATAGAGCAATAAATAGTGAAGCTTAACTTTTGTTTATGGGTCTAACTTGTATAATTGTTGAATTTGTTCACCTAATAGCACTCTCCAACAGCTCTCTATAGACTTAAACATAACGGATGTTTGTGGCCAGCTTTATGATTGCATAGTTAGATTTTAAAACTCGGAAGCTGAAATATTTGAGGCGACCTAAATGTTCTACCCCGAGGTGGAGTACCTAAGtttcaaatatgaaattagTTAGTTGACTAAAAATTAACCATATTATGAGATTCTTGATGTGGTAATTAAATTTATCCTTATGCTGTTAATGCGATTCAAGACGTGTCAAGTTGGAGAGGTTTGTTGATATGGATATCATCTAGCTGTTGTATTTGTTAATGAAGCAAGTTAATGGGGTAAGGTCCTTGCTTTACAAAGCATTAAGGAAGTGCATTAATAATGGGTTCTACTTCTGTGGTACCTTAATCATTTAGTTGAccaaaattattagttttttcaCTCTAAGGGATATgtataagtaattaatttcaCATGATCGATTAGGGCgtggttaaaagaaaaatagagtcataactttaaaaaagtatttttaccatatttaataatattggtGTAGGAGATATCCCATACAGCACTTTGCTACTTTTTTGTATTAATAAAAAGGTTTGCAGAAATGAGAATTCAATTCTGAATAAACAAAGCCATTAGACAGTGGTTGATGATAACAAAGTACAATTACTTACTCATTACTACCACCTTAAAAATCAATCCATTAATGTTGATTGTGaagatattataaaattaaatcccTTATCTGTAATTT includes the following:
- the LOC107429667 gene encoding uncharacterized protein LOC107429667 isoform X1, whose translation is MGNRKTQRSFNPSVVVRNSILLLLLMLFLLLSPTVLAKSRRPITEIETRQRKNKCYADIESGMWGQQCKSSTITKENCALRCLSPACYEIIYESDPLEEGEKDLVRGQEFKYCMHKLSLGESLQDIKGSFGY
- the LOC107429667 gene encoding uncharacterized protein LOC107429667 isoform X2, which codes for MGNRKTQRSFNPSVVVRNSILLLLLMLFLLLSPTVLAKSRRPITEIETRQRKNKCYADIESGMWGQQCKSSTITKENCALRCLSPACYEIIYESDPLEEGEKDLVRGQEFKYCMHNLLDGLF